The DNA region taagttccttttttattttcactacAATACAATATTCATAATCACTGATTAGATATGTTGGTAACATATATCATGTAGCTGGTCTATTTTTTCTCAagtataattctatataaattccTTTAGCatgatgttatatataatgctgtctgtaaatttataatatctactTTTCCAAAAATCGATACAGTTCCAACTAGTTTGTAGGAATtagtgaatatatatgtacatgtaaaatatttgtatatgcatTTATGGACGTGATCTAATGATATCAAGTTACACATATGTTTTCCTCTTAcacaatgatttaattaattatgttattttattatatgctTTATTCTCATAACATTCTCTTATGccagataatatattatgttttattattcacttattttagatattattattgttttatatattcaaataaataaataaataaatatatatatatatatatatagatagtttttattttattagacataaaagtattttttaaagatacatgaattatataattcttattaattgataattcatAACACATAAAATGGtaatgtcttttttatttgaaatattaagaaaataatgaattttcatgTATTCTCTCATTTAGTaatctgtaaaaataaatatggatACTTCAATAAAGTTGAATGATGATACTGAATTAGAAACAATAAGCCAATGTTCAGTTTTGAGTGAATCAAAAAATGATTCATTAGAACATACTCATCAAGTTGACGCTACAAATGTTgttcagaaagaaaaacaaaatgtagACGAAGTCAATGATATCAAAGATGCAATAAATGAAgttgatataaatgaaagtgATTCAGAAGATATTGTCACCCCGACTATCGATAAGCAAGATAATATCggaatagaagaaataaaaacggaACAGGAAACTGAAAATTTGACAGATGATACATCATCGAATGCAGATACTGTGAAAGAAAGTTGTGAAGATTCTACCACAGATAcaacagaaaataatattgataatacaaaaagaaagcgTAGAACTTCAAGGTAATTTTTACAttgttaaatcattttaattcttttcattatttggaTATCATTACTTGttgttataaacattattaataatgatttatagtACACAAGAAAGTGCTTCACTTTctgaagaaaatgaagttaaaagcaaacgaaaaaaattgaaaaatgcaaatgataaatattgttGGAGGTGTCACAAAGATTCAACAGAAGTACATTGTAGTGCTTGTCCGCGATCGTGGCATCGTAGATGTTTGGGGGGTACACCACCGATTTCTGTTCATAACTGGATTTGTGGCGAATGTGCTACAATATTGAAAGCAGAAAATGCAGAAACGCGTTCTGTTGCAATGGCACAATTATCAGTTGATCAATTATGTATGTTGCTTAAAAATGTAGTTCAAAGAATGCGTGAATATTCtggtgtatgtatgcatttaatttcctattatattcttattttactaaattatttttaaacttattttttattgtttttcttttgccaataaattaatttatttttctagtCTGAACCATTTTGGAAGCCTGTAGAACTCAATGAAGCTCAAAACTACTTGGATTATGTTGTTAAGCCAATGGATTTAAATCTTTTAGAATCTAATGTACGTTTAAAACTTTATGGCAGTACTGATGCATTTATGTCTGATGCAAAATGGATACAGCACAATTGCATTGTTTATAATACATGTACGTAAGATagattgtaattatatacatatcacaTTGTTATGGAATAATCCTAATAACTAAAGTCTTCTACAGGTGGTGGAGTTTATGCTGATACATCTAAATTAACCAATACtgcaaaacaaataattaaagtgGCACGTCAAGAGGTATCAGAAATTGAGGCTTGTCCTGATTGTTATGCACATTCGCGTAACTTATTTAGGCCACAACCTTCATGGTTTATCGAGCCTTGTCGTCAACCACATCCACTTGTATGGGCTAAATTGAAAGGTTTTCCTTTTTGGCCTGCTAAAGCTATGCCAAGATTAAATTCTCAAGGTTTTGTAGATGTCCGTTTTTTCGGCGAACACGATCGGGCATGGATACCACCTCGagatctttatttatattctgaaTATCCACCTGTTCCATTgcctcgaaaaagaaaagtagatatGGACGAATGCGTTAGAGAAATTACCCGACACTGTCGTAAACTTGAGCTTGTATTTGgtaaatttaaatttgcaCCACCGAAAGTACAATACAATCCGCACGATCCAATGCAAATAAAACTTATGCTACCAAACTACGATCCACTTCAACCAAATAATTGTACATCTTCTGAATTTTTGGTACCTAAAAAGAAGGCTGCTTTTCGAAAACGTAATATTTCTGTCAAGGATAAATCACAAACTGAAACTTCTGCTATTGACTACAAACTTGATCCTGATATGATTGCTTctgacgatgaaaataaatcccGAAATAAAACACAGAAATTAACCACTTCTGAACAATCTTCTCCAAGCTCAGACAGTAGTATTAATTTAGATATGCAGCAAAGTGAatttaagaagaaattgaTTAACATGGAAAACAAGACGTCTATGGAAGATGTATCAGcagaagaaaatgaatctaTTAAATCAGATCAAAAGAAtgtcgatgaaaataatacaagtGCTCATCTACAAAGATCTAATGAGTCTAATGCATCtgtattaaaaagtaatttacaTGACAATTTAACATCTACTGATCAAGTTTCAAAACAAAGTGAACCTTTAAAAATGGAGCAAACATCGAAGAAACATTCCATTGTAAAACCTACTGCCAATAAAAGTAATGTTactgaaattttaaaaataacatctAGACTCAATAAAAATACTGCTAAAGTTTATAAGCCAAAAACAAGGTTAGTTGACAAGTTAAATGCAGAAAAagctttaaaatctttttcagaaagtgaacaaaaaaataaaacaggaTTAACAAACAAGGAATCAATCGTTCCACTTActctatctttattacaaAGTGACAAAAACGATCTACCgaataaaacaataacaaatccAACTGTCACGTCATCTGTTTCTACATTCGCTACCATATCACAGAACATACGATCTTTTGCATCATATTCAACATTAGGTCAAACAACACTTGtgacaaataataaatcggTGGATACAGTACAACAGTCTACATTAACAGAGGGTAATTCAACAAGTAAAGAAAGTTGCACAATTACAAAATCAGGttcaaaagaacaaaaaaaggagagcagagcaaaaaaatctttctctatcaaaCCATCTGTTTATCCACAAGTTACACTTCATTCATCATCGAATACATTATCTAGTTCAACAGAATCTATTCCAACTCCTCAGAAAGATTATTCTATTGGATATCAATTACTTCCTCCAGAAGCTGGACCACTTAGTGCTCGTTTGTATCATGGTGCTGAAGAATTAGCAAAAAGAATGGCTCAGTTAATGGAGGAAGCATATAGAGAAGCTGCTCATAACAGTCAAAATTGTGAAGATGATACCACCGATGAGCGTCATGCCACAGTACACTTTTTACGATTACAGATTGAACGCATGAGGTGgcaacatcaacaacaattAGCAGAACTAAAACACAATACTGgtatcttataattttttgtaacaCTTTAGCATAACAATTTAGTAtgacaattttaatttattcttataattttcaGATCGTATGttaagagaaatgaaagcAAGTCTGGAAGCAGAACGGCTTCGAGCTATCGAAGAAACTCGTAGAGAaatagaacaagaaaaaatgaaatgtatcGAAGAGACAAAACGTAAACAATGGTGTGCTATGTGTCATCGTGAagcattattttattgttgctGGAATACAGCTTATTGTGATTATTCATGTCAGCAGTCTCATTGGCCAACTCATATGAGAACATGTGCTCAAAAACCTTCTTTTACTACAATAGTTACAACTACAGCCGTAGGATCAAGTCAACAACAGGTAATACCCAAGttcatcataataaatatacaacatatatCGTAAAGTATACAGAGCCATTGGTGTAAGTCtgtaatattgaaaatcaaaaatactaaataataaagtattacTGTAAAGATACTTGATATAATACCATTTGCTTTTTACAGtaacatatttctatttatatatttctactgGCTTAACGTGTCAATCTGATAAaatggaattattattattataggcAACATATACTTTGTGAtatgaggaagagaaaaaaatagagtttatttttttagcaAGGTATCACCCAAATGACTAATTCACAATCAGTCGTTAAAGTATAATATTCgtctttaaaaaagataacaattttacaattcagatatatatatatatatgcaaggcTTACACTTCATATGCTCTGAACTTTTCAAATTTTGAAGTGTTATTTGCAAATGTTCTCTTTGCAATAtcattattgtattaaatGTTCTACTTTATTTTCAGAATATTAATACGAAAGTAAGTAACCCTGCGTGCAGAGCTTATTCTTTACCACATAATAAATCACCTGGATTATCAAAGTCTCATTATGTTTCATGTTCTAAAAATGAAGacaaataaaatctttcattataGATGTCACGTTAAAACTATTTGCAATCAATAATATAGTTCAATACACATTGTGTAAACTGATTTTAAATagctattttaaataattttgtctaAATACATCTTGtcaattatatattgatattagcTATTAGAATAGAATAATCGTAGACATTAAATATTTGGTTGTATATTTGTGATGCATTAAGTCAAATAtcttaaaattgaaaataaaagtaattttataaaaatgtgtatgtatgtaaatattggTGATTGAACAAGTATTTACTTTGTAAAAATGGATTTAATACGTAAaaactttatattaatataaaaaatgaaaagttgaaTAGTCTCTGAACAGATGTATTACtagaaaaattatgtttactatatacatacagtatGTTAAGTACATCATAACTTCGAACTCTTGGAATACATaattggtaataataaaaagtaacagtaattcaaaaataaattacctACTATTATTATGCTTATAACAAGCAACATAAtaacatgtaaaaaaaattttctctactATATGATTCAGAAAGGTAATTGGTTTTTATACAAAAGTAATTTTACACATTTTGTTATCCggagataattttatttacaaaattacatGCTTACTTAGCTTTCTTGCTCttaatttttctcatataGAATTCTAATTCTTTACCTTCGAGAATATAACCATCAGCTCTTCCACATTGACCAGGTCTACTGGCTATACAAGCTGCAATCGAATAAATACCagtcagatatatatacatatagatttatataataataatgaaaaattattaaagatataatacCAAGAACTCGTCCCGTAGAAAATTGTTCTTCTAAGGCTGGTTCAACTTTGGCGAATCGTTGCCTTGCTTTGTACTTAGCTTCCGTTTTCTTCGACCGTTTCTTGTTAAGAACTTCTTCCTCTGCTTCTgtctgaaatatttaattccattttatttcctataaaatattccagaaatatattcgtagatcaagtacataaatataattgatgcTTAACCTACCAATTTTGCACCTCGCTTGCGTCCCAATGGAAGAGCATAATGGCCTTCATACCATTGTCTGAATGGCGTGGCATCAATAGTAACAATAGCATTCTTTACAAGAGTTTTTGTACGAACTAATTCATTGTTTGATGCATTGTATACAACGTCGATAACGCGAGTTTTTCTTGTGGTACATTCAGATCCCCAGGAAAAATTTCCTGTATCCAATCGAAGTGCCCTATACTTCTTATTTCCACCACGCGTGCGTAccttatcataaaaaaataatacgcatcaattatgtaattttaaataaaaacaacaaaattacATTGATTATGTATGAATCAGTTCGCTGTGGGAAAATGTCAACATAACTCTCAGAGTAGGTAAGGTGATCAtcattacataataaaatgataaatacaaaatttaatgtaatagacttttataaatttatccaCTTTAATAAACTATTCACACTTTTATCTGAATCTTAAACTTACTGTGTGAATACGTTGAGGTCCAAGTTTAGTATTTGCAGCAGGACGGCCTAATTCaaactttctcttcttccggATAGGCTTCCTCTTTCCACCAGTTGCTCTCCTCTTATGCCAATGATCCCGCGATATACCTATTCATTAAAAGCATTTTCTATATACGTTTTACTTAAACATACATAAAATCTCATTACAAACTTCTAATTATtcgaatgtttattattagttCAATGTAGTGTCATttctaacaaattttaaaacgTATCTCCAAATGCAGACGAGTAATATTGtacaaatattttgaaaagtgGTTCTAACCATTAAAAgtcgatataatttaaacaaatttttaggACAAATTttgaaacaatataatatcgaatctCTAGATtatcacattatatataaatttttcatatttagtAAAGATGTTTTTCACGGAAAATGCAGAtgtaattcgataaaaacaaaCTTTTGTAAAACCGAGAAACTCACCCATCTcgtcgaattaaaaaagaaacatagaaCTACTAAATGTCATTGAGATAGCTCTCCGTTTTAATGCTTATGCTTCATTCACATGTAGACTATACGAGTACctaattataatatgaatccaatttttattaaataaacttgACTTATAGAATCGTAATTAAATAAGCAACATAAactttaaattgtaaatattatcaaatatgtatatatatatgtatattttatttcgataatttattcgtttactACTCACATTTATCAGAAAATTTCAACCAATAACTGGCTACTTCCTCTTTTTGAATATCAAtgagattaaaattattattaaaatgatactaATGAATTATGAGTAAATTATTTACtgttaattgaatttaaaaacgaGTTGCTGAAggatttaatcgaatatcataggatttaaattatatatgatattttttttgggAATATCATAATTTAATCAAGCTTGACTATATTTCAGGAACTTGAAATTCCTCAGATAAAAATATGCATAGGACATATTTTGAATTGTACGTTACCTACACTGTTATGTGTTATAATTTGGCGGaatttataagcttttatagtaaataggagaaaaaagataataatattacaagtaAAGAAAATGAGTACATTTTGAAAGCGTACAAATTACAGAAAAACATTGTAACCTATACAATTGTATGCATAGAATTTTAATTGCTAGCTAAAAGTATTCTATTGAATTTCAATCAGTGTATGTGTCATAACTTTCTTATTccataataatagaatttgtatgattatataaaatttttaaactataaatagatattcatacaatattaacaaaaaataattttaatgtaaaataccTTGAGGAGAAGGAGTAGATTTTGTTCTCAGTGCTTTCACGAGCTGGGGACATGGAAGGTAATTGACAAGAATTTTGTCAGATAACAAGTTCGAGTAAACGTCTTAGCTTTCTTACTCATTGCTGCTAGATTAGAATTTACTATTATAAAGTATGTATAATTGTTCAAACAAAAGTATACCATTAAGCAACCAAAGCAATTTTATACCATTAATATATAAGGTagtaacgaaaacaaaaaaaaaattaaatttgaacgaaatttaaaacataataacCAGCCTTGTTTTTGTCTAAGGACCATTAACTTTTGATGAGTAATTAGAATAAGTTTCTTATAGAATAAACAATTACTTTACAttcattaagaaataatagttattaaaattttaattgtttttagaAAGCAACATAATAATgtgtaataacatttatttgcACTACGTGATCCAGAGAGGTAATTggtcttaaataattttacatattttatcatccagagataattttatttacaaaattacatGCTTATTTAGCTTTCTTGCTCttaatttttctcatataGAATTCTAATTCTTTACCTTCGAGAATATAACCATCAGCTCTTCCACATTGACCAGGTCTACTGGCTATACAAGCTGCAATCGAATAAATACCaatcagatatatatacatatagatttatataataataatgaaaaattattaaacatataatacCAAGAACTCGTCCCGTAGAAAATTGTTCTTCTAAGGCTGGTTCAACTTTGGCGAATCGTTGCCTTGCTTTGTACTTGGCTTCCGTTTTCTTCGACCGTTTCTTGTTAAGAACTTCTTCCTCTGCTTCTgtctgaaatatttaattccattttatttcctataaaatattccagaaatatattcgtagatcaagtacataaatataattgatgcTTAACCTACCAATTTTGCACCTCGCTTGCGTCCCAATGGAAGAGCATAATGGCCTTCATACCATTGTCTGAATGGCGTGGCATCAATAGTAACAATAGCATTCTTTACAAGAGTTTTTGTACGAACTAATTCATTGTTTGATGCATTGTATACAACGTCGATAACGCGAGTTTTTCTTGTGGTACATTCAGATCCCCAGGAAAAATTTCCTGTATCCAATCGAAGTGCTCTATACTTCTTATTTCCACCACGCGTGCGTAccttatcataaaaaaataatacgcaTCAATTatgtaatttcaaataaaaacaacaaaattacATTGATTATGTATGAATCAGTTCGCTGTGGGAAAATGTCAACATAACTCTCAGAGTAGGTAAGGTGATCAtcattacataataaaatgataaatacaaaatttaatgtaatagacttttataaatttatccaGTTTAATAAACTATTCACACTTTTATCTGAATCTTAAACTTACTGTGTGAATACGTTGAGGTCCAAGTTTAGTATTTGCAGCTGGACGGCCTAATTCaaactttctcttcttccggATAGGCTTCCTCTTTCCACCAGTTGCTCTCCTCTTATGCCAATGATCCCGCGATATACCTATTCATTAAAAGCATCTTCTATATACGTTTTACTTAAACATACATAAAATCTCATTACAAACTTCTAATTATtcgaatgtttattattaattcaatgtaGTGTCATttctaacaaattttaaaacgTATCTCCAAATGCGGACGAGTAATATCGACTAACTTtacattaatacatatttttatatattataaaatattgtacaaAAACTTTGAAAAGTGGTTCTAACCATTAAAAgtcgatataatttaaacaaatttttaggACAAATTttgaaacaatataatatcgaatctTTAGATTATTACAttgtatacaaatttttcatattttgtaAAGATGTTTTTCACGGAAAATGCAGAtgtaattcgataaaaacaaaCTTCTGTAAAACCGAGAAACTCACCCATCTCGCcggattaaaaaagaaacatagaaCTAGTAAATGTCACTGAGATAGCTCTCCGTTTTAATGCTTATGCTTCATTCACATGTAGGCTATACGAGTACCTAATTACAATATGAatccaatttttattaaataaacttggctcatagaattaaataagtaatataaactttaaattgtaaatattatcaaatatatatatatatatatatatatatatatacataaaatatatatactttacttcgataattaattcgtttattaatttaaatttgtcATTAAATTTCAGCCAATATCTtgctactttttctttttgaaattcaaTGAGATTAAAGTTACTATTAAACAGATATGAATAAATGATaagtaagaattttatttataatcaatttttaagttatatatgataattgccttgtgaatattattttataaataaccgAAAATTTGCTTAAAAGCACTTTAGCCGtgtgattaaatttaaatagaaacaaaaagtatAAAGTTCATAGAATTAACAAacattattcaattaatatattttcaaatactgTTTTCCTATTGGGTTTGTAATTCAAATTCTATCCGTATCTGTCGCTGAAGTCACATAGGCTACGAGCGATACATAATTAACATTCTTAAACTTGAAAATTTGTATCTAAGGACGGCGcgtatttgaataaaattaaattatttaatatcaatggaATTGAggattattaactttataatgtttaaacaattatacgattattaatttaaaaattaattatgctttgcctctacatatatactttacattattaaaataaatattctgttgttaaaatttttatttcattctcgaatagataatataatatacatatattattaattatattatggaGATTACTTTTATTGAGTAGATTGttcaataacaatatataattatataataacttgTTGGGaataattacttatatatattttatggttTCTAATGTATTATGACTAGTCTAGTGGAAAGTTTTACTtgtaagatatatttattgatcaatcgttaataaaatttagaaaaatatttgcataaataaaattaaaaatcatagcTAACATTTCGTTCAttgatataaacaatttttattattattaatatattttattgatagtcttctattatattcaaatatagaTGGCAGAAGTAGATCGTACAGGAAACATAATTTGCAAGTTatcgtgtatatacattttggAATCAATCACATACACGTGTTGACCTGTGCTTTTGAATAGTATATacaaatttgaattttgttaaaggtaaataaatattcgatatttttataccattattatatctatctatcaaataatacttaatatttaatattaattcaatattatatatgtattattattaataattatttatctaattagTATCATTTTTTGAGGTTAATTTCTCTTCGTACACCTCTTACAGAATTTTTattcctcatttttttttccaaatttctATAAAGATGTCGGAAGAAATGGATCATGAAGTAATGAATAATACTGAAGATGAAAGTATGGATAATAGTAGCGAGGATGCGGAAagtgaaaaaattatagaaaatgaagatgagGATCAGAAGGATAATAAAGTAGAATCAAAAGTGTATCTACCTGGACAACCTTTAGATCCAGAGGAGGAACTTATTGTTGATAAATCTACGTATCGTATGTTGCATCATGCACAATCTGGTGCACCGTGTCTTAGCTTTGACATAATATTAGATGATCTTGGTAACGATAGAGAAACTTATCCCCTTAGCATGTACCTTGTTGCTGGTACTCAAGCTGCAAAGGCACATGTAAATAATCTTCTTGTTATGAAAATGACAAATTTGCATGGGATAAAAGATATAGATTCAGAAGACGAATCAAGCGATTCTG from Vespa velutina chromosome 3, iVesVel2.1, whole genome shotgun sequence includes:
- the LOC124947977 gene encoding protein kinase C-binding protein 1 isoform X1, which encodes MDTSIKLNDDTELETISQCSVLSESKNDSLEHTHQVDATNVVQKEKQNVDEVNDIKDAINEVDINESDSEDIVTPTIDKQDNIGIEEIKTEQETENLTDDTSSNADTVKESCEDSTTDTTENNIDNTKRKRRTSSTQESASLSEENEVKSKRKKLKNANDKYCWRCHKDSTEVHCSACPRSWHRRCLGGTPPISVHNWICGECATILKAENAETRSVAMAQLSVDQLCMLLKNVVQRMREYSGSEPFWKPVELNEAQNYLDYVVKPMDLNLLESNVRLKLYGSTDAFMSDAKWIQHNCIVYNTCGGVYADTSKLTNTAKQIIKVARQEVSEIEACPDCYAHSRNLFRPQPSWFIEPCRQPHPLVWAKLKGFPFWPAKAMPRLNSQGFVDVRFFGEHDRAWIPPRDLYLYSEYPPVPLPRKRKVDMDECVREITRHCRKLELVFGKFKFAPPKVQYNPHDPMQIKLMLPNYDPLQPNNCTSSEFLVPKKKAAFRKRNISVKDKSQTETSAIDYKLDPDMIASDDENKSRNKTQKLTTSEQSSPSSDSSINLDMQQSEFKKKLINMENKTSMEDVSAEENESIKSDQKNVDENNTSAHLQRSNESNASVLKSNLHDNLTSTDQVSKQSEPLKMEQTSKKHSIVKPTANKSNVTEILKITSRLNKNTAKVYKPKTRLVDKLNAEKALKSFSESEQKNKTGLTNKESIVPLTLSLLQSDKNDLPNKTITNPTVTSSVSTFATISQNIRSFASYSTLGQTTLVTNNKSVDTVQQSTLTEGNSTSKESCTITKSGSKEQKKESRAKKSFSIKPSVYPQVTLHSSSNTLSSSTESIPTPQKDYSIGYQLLPPEAGPLSARLYHGAEELAKRMAQLMEEAYREAAHNSQNCEDDTTDERHATVHFLRLQIERMRWQHQQQLAELKHNTDRMLREMKASLEAERLRAIEETRREIEQEKMKCIEETKRKQWCAMCHREALFYCCWNTAYCDYSCQQSHWPTHMRTCAQKPSFTTIVTTTAVGSSQQQNINTKVSNPACRAYSLPHNKSPGLSKSHYVSCSKNEDK
- the LOC124947977 gene encoding protein kinase C-binding protein 1 isoform X2, whose protein sequence is MDTSIKLNDDTELETISQCSVLSESKNDSLEHTHQVDATNVVQKEKQNVDEVNDIKDAINEVDINESDSEDIVTPTIDKQDNIGIEEIKTEQETENLTDDTSSNADTVKESCEDSTTDTTENNIDNTKRKRRTSSTQESASLSEENEVKSKRKKLKNANDKYCWRCHKDSTEVHCSACPRSWHRRCLGGTPPISVHNWICGECATILKAENAETRSVAMAQLSVDQLCMLLKNVVQRMREYSGSEPFWKPVELNEAQNYLDYVVKPMDLNLLESNVRLKLYGSTDAFMSDAKWIQHNCIVYNTCGGVYADTSKLTNTAKQIIKVARQEVSEIEACPDCYAHSRNLFRPQPSWFIEPCRQPHPLVWAKLKGFPFWPAKAMPRLNSQGFVDVRFFGEHDRAWIPPRDLYLYSEYPPVPLPRKRKVDMDECVREITRHCRKLELVFGKFKFAPPKVQYNPHDPMQIKLMLPNYDPLQPNNCTSSEFLVPKKKAAFRKRNISVKDKSQTETSAIDYKLDPDMIASDDENKSRNKTQKLTTSEQSSPSSDSSINLDMQQSEFKKKLINMENKTSMEDVSAEENESIKSDQKNVDENNTSAHLQRSNESNASVLKSNLHDNLTSTDQVSKQSEPLKMEQTSKKHSIVKPTANKKSEQKNKTGLTNKESIVPLTLSLLQSDKNDLPNKTITNPTVTSSVSTFATISQNIRSFASYSTLGQTTLVTNNKSVDTVQQSTLTEGNSTSKESCTITKSGSKEQKKESRAKKSFSIKPSVYPQVTLHSSSNTLSSSTESIPTPQKDYSIGYQLLPPEAGPLSARLYHGAEELAKRMAQLMEEAYREAAHNSQNCEDDTTDERHATVHFLRLQIERMRWQHQQQLAELKHNTDRMLREMKASLEAERLRAIEETRREIEQEKMKCIEETKRKQWCAMCHREALFYCCWNTAYCDYSCQQSHWPTHMRTCAQKPSFTTIVTTTAVGSSQQQNINTKVSNPACRAYSLPHNKSPGLSKSHYVSCSKNEDK
- the LOC124947986 gene encoding 40S ribosomal protein S8, with protein sequence MGISRDHWHKRRATGGKRKPIRKKRKFELGRPAANTKLGPQRIHTVRTRGGNKKYRALRLDTGNFSWGSECTTRKTRVIDVVYNASNNELVRTKTLVKNAIVTIDATPFRQWYEGHYALPLGRKRGAKLTEAEEEVLNKKRSKKTEAKYKARQRFAKVEPALEEQFSTGRVLACIASRPGQCGRADGYILEGKELEFYMRKIKSKKAK
- the LOC124947985 gene encoding 40S ribosomal protein S8, which encodes MGISRDHWHKRRATGGKRKPIRKKRKFELGRPAANTKLGPQRIHTVRTRGGNKKYRALRLDTGNFSWGSECTTRKTRVIDVVYNASNNELVRTKTLVKNAIVTIDATPFRQWYEGHYALPLGRKRGAKLTEAEEEVLNKKRSKKTEAKYKARQRFAKVEPALEEQFSTGRVLACIASRPGQCGRADGYILEGKELEFYMRKIKSKKAK